The following are from one region of the Sandaracinus amylolyticus genome:
- a CDS encoding fructosamine kinase family protein: MGSDWSALERALAARVVSASRVSGGDIHDAWRVELADARRVFVKTARGAGDAEVFPCEARGLSWLAEGPLRVPRVLAVEPGFLALEWIERARPARDADEALGRGLAALHRLGAPGFGLDHDNFLATIRQDNTREHDWATFYGRRRLEPLLRAAVARGAGTPAMVRAVERVIAELPRLCGPAEPPARLHGDLWSGNRMHDEQGAPVLVDPAVYGGHREIDLAMMQLFGGFSERVFDAYDDAFPRAAGHEARVPLYQLLPLLAHAVLFGRGYATSAEDAARRALSA; encoded by the coding sequence ATGGGCTCTGACTGGAGCGCGCTCGAGCGCGCGCTCGCAGCGCGTGTCGTGAGCGCGAGCCGCGTCTCGGGCGGCGACATCCACGATGCGTGGCGCGTGGAGCTCGCGGACGCGCGGCGCGTGTTCGTGAAGACGGCGCGCGGCGCGGGCGATGCGGAGGTGTTCCCATGTGAAGCGCGCGGGCTCTCGTGGCTCGCGGAAGGACCGCTGCGGGTGCCGCGCGTGCTCGCGGTCGAGCCGGGCTTCCTCGCGCTCGAGTGGATCGAGCGCGCGCGTCCGGCGCGCGACGCGGACGAGGCGCTCGGTCGTGGGCTCGCGGCGCTGCATCGTCTCGGCGCGCCGGGCTTCGGGCTCGATCACGACAACTTCCTCGCGACGATCCGGCAGGACAACACGCGCGAGCACGACTGGGCCACGTTCTACGGGCGGCGACGGCTCGAGCCGCTCCTGCGCGCGGCGGTCGCGCGCGGCGCGGGCACGCCCGCGATGGTGCGCGCCGTCGAGCGGGTGATCGCGGAGCTGCCGCGGCTCTGTGGGCCCGCCGAGCCTCCGGCGCGGCTGCACGGAGATCTCTGGAGCGGCAACCGGATGCACGACGAGCAGGGTGCGCCGGTGCTCGTCGATCCCGCGGTGTACGGCGGGCATCGCGAGATCGATCTCGCGATGATGCAGCTCTTCGGTGGGTTCTCGGAGCGCGTCTTCGATGCGTACGACGACGCGTTCCCCCGCGCCGCGGGGCACGAGGCGCGCGTGCCGCTGTACCAGCTGCTCCCGTTGCTCGCGCACGCCGTGCTCTTCGGGCGCGGCTACGCGACGAGCGCGGAGGACGCTGCGCGGCGCGCGCTCTCGGCGTGA
- a CDS encoding low molecular weight protein-tyrosine-phosphatase: MAKSGDVVRVCFVCLGNICRSPTAEAVFRRDVEAAGIAHRFEIDSAGTGDWHVGELAHPRTRATAEQHGIAITHRAQRFTSADFARFDWIVAMDRGNVQALRDLAPDDAEQAKVHLFRTWEADAPLHAEVPDPYYSGQFDLVLEICERASSGLLAHLRTKHGL; this comes from the coding sequence ATGGCGAAGAGCGGCGACGTGGTGCGGGTGTGCTTCGTGTGCCTCGGCAACATCTGTCGCTCGCCGACGGCCGAGGCGGTGTTCCGGCGCGACGTCGAGGCGGCGGGGATCGCGCATCGGTTCGAGATCGACAGCGCCGGCACGGGTGACTGGCACGTCGGCGAGCTCGCGCATCCGCGCACGCGCGCGACGGCGGAGCAGCACGGCATCGCGATCACCCATCGCGCGCAGCGCTTCACGAGCGCGGACTTCGCGCGCTTCGACTGGATCGTCGCGATGGATCGCGGGAACGTGCAGGCGCTGCGCGATCTCGCGCCCGACGATGCGGAGCAGGCGAAGGTCCACCTGTTCCGCACGTGGGAAGCGGACGCGCCGCTGCACGCGGAAGTGCCCGATCCGTACTACAGCGGGCAGTTCGATCTGGTGCTCGAGATCTGCGAGCGCGCATCGTCGGGTTTGCTCGCGCATCTCCGCACGAAGCATGGGCTCTGA
- a CDS encoding L,D-transpeptidase: MRRNLTILVGIVAIVGLATAGLSAIAGHDPSSASATTEIASAPDEPLPEPTSEEERAAREREHQAMLDRDYPVHGLVTKTQLVVRARPEPEANIVGWLRVGSHLRMKRESTRTPTCASGWYELWPRGYACAGLGIDVSEAPPDHGREVAPDLESALPYHYYFVKEPQVPEWHQLPSRDDQRAAIAHATRYLEFLRDDERRAARLRAGELANEPGAPREVARWLDHGFWVASNATEVRSQRRFVRTVRGSYVKEAQLEERTGSQFHGIELDETRTLPVAWTVRAARPLARRDRGDGTTRLIEVEGEEAIERLELVPWQRRERIGDRIYHVVDGPNGEVRYLRDWFVAVAEPRDPPSGVADHEPWVHVDLSAQTLVVYRGATPIYATLVSSGVEGHVTPIGEFTIRRKFVTDTMADLGPEAGDDRYRIEDVPWTQYFDGSIALHAAFWHGQFGITRSHGCVNLAPRDAQWVFRHTWPEVPDGWHGVSTEGTGVRGSRVIVTE, translated from the coding sequence ATGCGTCGCAATCTGACGATCCTGGTGGGCATCGTCGCGATCGTCGGGCTCGCGACCGCGGGCCTGTCGGCGATCGCGGGGCATGACCCGAGCAGCGCATCGGCGACGACCGAGATCGCGAGCGCGCCCGACGAGCCGCTGCCCGAGCCGACGTCCGAGGAAGAGCGCGCGGCGCGCGAGCGCGAGCACCAGGCGATGCTCGATCGCGACTACCCGGTGCACGGCCTGGTCACGAAGACGCAGCTCGTCGTGCGCGCGCGGCCGGAGCCCGAGGCGAACATCGTGGGATGGCTGCGGGTCGGCTCGCACCTGCGCATGAAGCGCGAGAGCACGCGGACGCCGACGTGCGCGAGCGGGTGGTACGAGCTCTGGCCGCGCGGGTATGCGTGCGCGGGGCTCGGCATCGACGTCTCCGAGGCGCCGCCCGATCACGGGCGCGAGGTCGCGCCCGATCTCGAGAGCGCGCTCCCCTATCACTACTACTTCGTGAAGGAGCCGCAGGTGCCGGAGTGGCACCAGCTCCCATCACGCGACGATCAGCGCGCCGCGATCGCGCACGCGACGCGCTATCTCGAATTCCTCCGCGACGACGAGCGACGCGCGGCACGGCTTCGCGCGGGCGAGCTGGCGAACGAGCCGGGCGCGCCGCGCGAGGTCGCGCGCTGGCTCGATCACGGGTTCTGGGTCGCGTCGAACGCGACCGAGGTGCGCTCGCAGCGTCGCTTCGTGCGCACCGTGCGCGGCAGCTACGTGAAGGAAGCGCAGCTCGAGGAGCGCACGGGCTCGCAGTTCCACGGCATCGAGCTCGACGAGACGCGCACGCTGCCGGTCGCGTGGACGGTGCGCGCGGCGCGACCGCTCGCGCGGCGTGATCGCGGGGACGGCACCACGCGCTTGATCGAGGTCGAGGGCGAAGAGGCGATCGAGCGGCTCGAGCTCGTGCCGTGGCAGCGACGCGAGCGGATCGGGGATCGCATCTATCACGTGGTCGACGGACCGAACGGCGAGGTGCGTTATCTGCGCGACTGGTTCGTCGCGGTCGCGGAGCCTCGGGATCCGCCGTCGGGCGTCGCGGACCACGAGCCCTGGGTGCACGTCGATCTCTCGGCGCAGACGCTCGTCGTGTATCGCGGCGCGACGCCGATCTACGCGACGCTCGTGTCGAGCGGGGTCGAGGGGCACGTCACGCCGATCGGCGAGTTCACGATCCGACGGAAGTTCGTGACCGACACGATGGCGGACCTCGGGCCCGAAGCGGGCGACGATCGCTATCGCATCGAAGACGTGCCGTGGACGCAGTACTTCGATGGATCGATCGCGCTGCACGCAGCGTTCTGGCACGGGCAGTTCGGCATCACGCGCTCGCACGGCTGCGTGAACCTCGCGCCGCGCGATGCGCAGTGGGTGTTCCGGCACACGTGGCCCGAGGTGCCCGACGGATGGCACGGCGTGTCGACCGAGGGCACGGGCGTGCGTGGCAGTCGCGTGATCGTGACGGAGTGA
- a CDS encoding N-formylglutamate amidohydrolase — protein MTFFSLHAPDRAETPVVVEVPHAGLAIPERVASSLIVPRDAVLRDSDLYVDRIWDDAPAHGATLLVAKVSRYVIDLNRAPDDVDRDTVPDHPAPRPTQARGVVWRVTTDGRPALRSPLRYADLRDRLDAFHDPYHRALRDTLEQKRDRFGYAILVAAHSMPSTSRDGATRRADVVPGTRGRTSADPRVIDVVERHFRAAGLSVRHDDPYRGGWTTGHYGRPDEGVHAIQIELNRALYVEETSSRPKDAELAWLRDLAGTLLDRLAHIDLARR, from the coding sequence ATGACGTTCTTCTCGCTCCATGCGCCCGACCGCGCCGAGACACCGGTCGTGGTCGAGGTCCCGCACGCGGGACTGGCGATCCCCGAGCGCGTCGCGTCCTCGCTGATCGTCCCGCGCGACGCGGTGCTGCGCGACTCCGATCTCTACGTCGATCGCATCTGGGACGACGCGCCGGCGCACGGCGCGACGCTCCTCGTCGCGAAGGTCTCGCGCTACGTCATCGATCTGAACCGCGCGCCCGACGACGTCGATCGCGACACCGTGCCCGATCATCCCGCGCCGCGTCCGACCCAGGCGCGCGGTGTGGTGTGGCGCGTGACGACGGATGGACGTCCCGCGCTCCGCAGCCCGCTGCGCTACGCGGATCTGCGCGATCGCCTCGACGCGTTCCACGACCCGTATCACCGCGCGCTGCGCGACACGCTGGAGCAGAAGCGCGATCGTTTCGGCTACGCGATCCTCGTCGCCGCGCACTCGATGCCGTCGACCTCTCGCGATGGTGCGACGCGCCGCGCCGACGTGGTGCCCGGGACGCGCGGCCGCACCAGCGCCGATCCGCGCGTCATCGACGTGGTCGAGCGTCACTTCCGCGCCGCGGGCCTGAGCGTGCGCCACGACGATCCGTATCGCGGCGGATGGACCACCGGGCACTACGGGCGGCCCGACGAGGGCGTCCACGCGATCCAGATCGAGCTCAACCGCGCGCTCTACGTCGAGGAGACGAGCAGCCGCCCGAAGGACGCAGAGCTCGCGTGGCTGCGCGATCTCGCGGGCACCTTGCTCGATCGCCTCGCCCACATCGACCTCGCACGCCGCTGA
- a CDS encoding thymidine kinase, protein MHVMHGEIGWIELICGPMFSGKSEELIRRLKRAAIARQPLQIFKPRIDDRYHETRIVSHSDHSIEAVAVSSSDEIARAVHSETRVVGIDEVQFFDAGIVQVAERLADAGMRVVCAGLDQDYTGKPFEPVPALLCIAEYVTKTLAICSRCGQPAGRSQRMISSGDRVLVGAKDAYEPRCRRCHSPRAEPSTERLF, encoded by the coding sequence ATGCACGTGATGCACGGCGAGATCGGCTGGATCGAGCTGATCTGCGGGCCGATGTTCAGCGGGAAGTCCGAGGAGCTGATCCGCCGCCTCAAGCGCGCCGCCATCGCGCGTCAACCGCTGCAGATCTTCAAGCCCCGGATCGATGACCGCTATCACGAGACGCGGATCGTCTCGCACTCGGATCACTCGATCGAGGCGGTCGCGGTGTCGAGCTCGGACGAGATCGCGCGGGCGGTGCACTCGGAGACGCGCGTCGTCGGGATCGACGAGGTGCAGTTCTTCGACGCGGGGATCGTGCAGGTCGCCGAGCGCCTCGCCGACGCGGGCATGCGCGTCGTCTGCGCGGGGCTCGATCAGGACTACACGGGCAAGCCGTTCGAGCCGGTGCCGGCGCTGCTGTGCATCGCGGAGTACGTCACGAAGACGCTCGCGATCTGCAGCCGGTGCGGTCAGCCCGCGGGTCGATCGCAGCGCATGATCTCCAGCGGCGATCGCGTGCTCGTCGGCGCGAAGGACGCGTACGAGCCGCGCTGTCGGCGCTGTCACTCCCCCCGCGCCGAGCCGAGCACCGAGCGCTTGTTCTGA
- a CDS encoding MBL fold metallo-hydrolase, with protein sequence MFRLRFWGVRGSIPVPGPDTAEIGGNTSCVEVRCGASRIIFDGGTGLRLLGNSWLRDMPLTAHLFFSHVHWDHIQGFPFFAPAFVPGNTIHMYGAANVTGTVETALAGQMETPNFPVHLTTLPASLQFHDLREGETVTIDDDVRVTSAAGNHPGGVFAYRVDYKGHSVVYATDTEHYSIPDPKLVALARDADVLVFDTMYTPEEYSGERGGSPKTGWGHSHFEAGVALVKAAGVKKYVLFHHDPTQTDAMVREKERRARELFADSLAAYEGLVIDML encoded by the coding sequence ATGTTCCGGCTCAGGTTCTGGGGAGTCCGCGGAAGCATCCCGGTGCCGGGCCCCGACACCGCGGAGATCGGCGGCAACACGAGCTGCGTCGAGGTTCGATGCGGCGCGTCCCGCATCATCTTCGACGGCGGCACCGGCCTGCGCCTGCTCGGCAACTCGTGGCTGCGCGACATGCCGCTCACCGCGCATCTCTTCTTCAGCCACGTGCACTGGGATCACATCCAGGGCTTCCCGTTCTTCGCGCCCGCGTTCGTGCCCGGCAACACGATCCACATGTACGGCGCCGCGAACGTGACGGGCACCGTCGAGACCGCGCTCGCCGGTCAGATGGAGACGCCGAACTTCCCGGTGCACCTCACGACGCTGCCCGCGTCGCTGCAGTTCCACGATCTGCGCGAGGGCGAGACGGTCACGATCGACGACGACGTGCGCGTGACGAGCGCCGCGGGCAATCACCCCGGCGGCGTCTTCGCGTACCGCGTCGACTACAAGGGCCACTCGGTCGTGTACGCGACCGACACCGAGCACTACTCGATCCCCGACCCGAAGCTCGTCGCGCTCGCGCGCGATGCCGACGTGCTCGTGTTCGACACGATGTACACGCCGGAGGAGTACTCGGGCGAGCGCGGTGGGAGCCCGAAGACGGGCTGGGGACACTCGCACTTCGAAGCCGGTGTCGCGCTGGTGAAGGCCGCGGGCGTGAAGAAGTACGTGCTCTTCCATCACGACCCGACGCAGACCGACGCGATGGTGCGCGAGAAGGAGCGACGCGCGCGCGAGCTCTTCGCGGACTCGCTGGCCGCGTACGAAGGCCTCGTGATCGACATGCTCTGA
- a CDS encoding sigma-70 family RNA polymerase sigma factor, with protein MSSLVRTTSQLDRYRHDLRGVEQLDPETERELARRWAAGDEAAGSKLVEASLPFVIRIAKEYRRWGVPLEDLIQQGNLGLLRAAAKYDPSKECRLVTYAVYWIRAEIREYVIRSYRIVRLGTTRTERRALRSFRRTGVDSVEELAARSGMPLARCEKLWPLLSQGDVSLDATYDDQSSALDRLSGIVVSPEEEVARRAEIRGVREVLDDALAKLSDRERRIVEARVLSDEPITLEALGVEMGVSKERVRQLEERACSRLRTALAAYQPMAA; from the coding sequence ATGTCGTCGCTCGTCCGCACCACCTCGCAGCTCGACCGCTACCGCCACGATCTCCGCGGCGTCGAGCAGCTCGATCCCGAGACCGAGCGCGAGCTCGCGCGCCGCTGGGCCGCGGGCGACGAGGCCGCGGGCTCCAAGCTCGTCGAGGCGAGCCTGCCCTTCGTGATCCGCATCGCGAAGGAGTACCGCCGCTGGGGCGTGCCGCTCGAGGACCTCATCCAGCAGGGCAACCTCGGCCTGTTGCGCGCCGCCGCGAAGTACGACCCGAGCAAGGAGTGCCGGCTCGTGACCTACGCGGTCTACTGGATCCGCGCCGAGATCCGCGAGTACGTGATCCGCAGCTATCGCATCGTGCGACTCGGCACGACGCGCACCGAGCGTCGCGCGCTCCGCAGCTTCCGCCGCACCGGCGTCGACTCGGTCGAGGAGCTCGCGGCCCGCTCCGGCATGCCGCTCGCGCGATGCGAGAAGCTCTGGCCGCTGCTCTCGCAGGGCGACGTCTCGCTCGACGCGACCTACGACGATCAGTCGTCGGCGCTCGATCGCCTCTCGGGCATCGTGGTCTCGCCCGAGGAAGAGGTCGCGCGTCGCGCCGAGATCCGCGGCGTGCGCGAGGTGCTCGACGACGCGCTGGCGAAGCTGAGCGATCGCGAGCGGCGAATCGTCGAGGCGCGTGTGCTCTCGGACGAACCGATCACGCTCGAGGCGCTCGGCGTCGAGATGGGCGTGAGCAAGGAGCGCGTGCGTCAGCTCGAGGAGCGCGCGTGCTCGCGCCTGCGCACCGCGCTCGCCGCGTATCAGCCGATGGCGGCGTGA
- the ligD gene encoding non-homologous end-joining DNA ligase, translating to MGLETYRQKRDFARTPEPSGKVRKKKGWSFVVQKHAASRLHYDFRLELDGVLLSWSVPKGPSYDVEEKRLAVQTEDHPVEYGTFEGTIPEGEYGGGTVMLWDRGTWEPVGDPREGMEEGKLDFVLHGERLEGRWTLVRLKPRAEDRGRANWLLFKRSDEHVAEHEGEEITDVAQTSVKSGRSMDEIASAKGRSRKVWHSSRAASEGAPTAKARIRAAAREGRAKQAAKTVRAPAEPATKKKATTKPRAHTPARKWDVAPREGAYRGPTRATRRDTGEREKVAGIGISNGGRVVDPASGATKIEVARYYAEVAPLLLAHATDRPLAIVRCPEGAQGQCFYQKHALPGMSANIHVAQAPWGEEVLSVRTPSGVVELAQFGAIELHGWGARVDAIEKPDWIVMDLDPAEDVGFAKVVEGALTLRERLSSIGLESFVKTTGGKGLHVVLPLVRRHGWDVVKDFSHALALDISHRAPDRYLAEMSKSKRKGRIFVDYLRNGRGNTAILPYSARARDGLPVAMPLAWSEIEKVTPDQFDVRSAPKWIAKRRRDPWAAMRSVRQSITREMLDALAA from the coding sequence ATGGGACTCGAGACGTATCGCCAGAAACGCGACTTCGCGCGCACGCCCGAGCCGAGCGGCAAGGTGCGCAAGAAGAAGGGCTGGTCCTTCGTCGTGCAGAAGCACGCAGCGTCGCGCCTGCACTACGACTTCCGGCTCGAGCTCGACGGAGTGCTCCTCAGCTGGTCGGTGCCGAAGGGCCCGAGCTACGACGTCGAGGAGAAGCGCCTCGCGGTGCAGACCGAGGATCATCCGGTCGAGTACGGCACGTTCGAAGGGACCATCCCGGAGGGCGAGTACGGCGGCGGCACCGTGATGCTGTGGGATCGCGGCACGTGGGAGCCGGTCGGCGATCCGCGCGAGGGCATGGAGGAGGGCAAGCTCGACTTCGTGCTGCACGGCGAGCGCCTCGAGGGACGCTGGACGCTGGTGCGGCTCAAGCCGCGCGCCGAGGATCGTGGTCGCGCGAATTGGTTGCTGTTCAAACGATCGGACGAGCACGTCGCGGAGCACGAGGGAGAGGAGATCACCGACGTCGCGCAGACGAGCGTGAAGAGCGGTCGATCGATGGACGAGATCGCCAGCGCGAAAGGGCGCTCGCGCAAGGTCTGGCACTCGAGCCGCGCCGCGAGCGAGGGCGCGCCGACCGCGAAGGCGCGCATCCGCGCGGCCGCGAGAGAAGGGCGCGCGAAGCAGGCGGCGAAGACGGTGCGCGCGCCCGCCGAGCCCGCGACGAAGAAGAAGGCGACGACGAAGCCGCGCGCGCACACGCCGGCGCGCAAGTGGGACGTCGCACCGCGCGAGGGCGCGTATCGAGGTCCGACGCGCGCGACGCGCCGCGACACCGGCGAGCGGGAGAAGGTCGCGGGCATCGGGATCAGCAACGGCGGGCGCGTCGTCGATCCCGCGAGCGGCGCCACGAAGATCGAGGTCGCGCGCTACTACGCCGAGGTCGCGCCCTTGCTCCTCGCGCACGCGACCGATCGCCCGCTCGCGATCGTGCGCTGTCCCGAGGGCGCGCAAGGGCAGTGCTTCTATCAGAAGCACGCGCTGCCCGGGATGAGCGCGAACATCCACGTCGCGCAGGCGCCGTGGGGCGAAGAGGTGCTCTCGGTGCGCACGCCGTCGGGCGTGGTCGAGCTCGCGCAGTTCGGCGCGATCGAGCTGCACGGCTGGGGCGCGCGCGTCGACGCGATCGAGAAGCCGGACTGGATCGTGATGGACCTCGATCCCGCGGAGGACGTCGGCTTCGCGAAGGTCGTCGAGGGCGCGCTCACGCTGCGCGAGCGGCTCTCGTCGATCGGCCTCGAGTCGTTCGTGAAGACGACCGGCGGCAAGGGCCTCCACGTCGTGCTCCCGCTCGTGCGCCGGCACGGCTGGGACGTGGTGAAGGACTTCTCGCACGCGCTCGCGCTCGACATCAGCCATCGCGCACCGGACCGCTATCTCGCCGAGATGTCGAAGTCGAAGCGCAAGGGGCGCATCTTCGTCGACTACCTGCGCAACGGTCGCGGGAACACCGCGATCCTGCCCTACTCGGCGCGCGCGAGAGACGGTCTGCCGGTCGCGATGCCGCTCGCGTGGTCGGAGATCGAGAAGGTCACTCCCGATCAGTTCGACGTGCGCAGCGCGCCGAAGTGGATCGCGAAGCGCCGCCGCGATCCGTGGGCCGCGATGCGCAGCGTGAGGCAGTCGATCACGCGCGAGATGCTCGACGCCCTCGCCGCATGA
- a CDS encoding YSC84-related protein, which yields MKRMLRAQVLFGLFASLVLGCASAPESRPDQRALEARADGAVQTMTARDPTLRPLLARSAGYIVFPEVTEGGFIVGGAQSVGVVYENGRPTGYAELRGGTVGAQIGGQSYSQLVVFDSREALNRMRAGNFDLTAGLTATAIQSGAAAQANFENGTAVFIDSQSGLMAGATVGGESISYISK from the coding sequence ATGAAGAGGATGCTGCGGGCCCAGGTGCTGTTCGGGTTGTTTGCGAGCTTGGTCCTCGGATGCGCGAGCGCGCCGGAGTCTCGGCCCGATCAGCGCGCGCTCGAAGCGCGTGCCGACGGCGCGGTCCAGACGATGACGGCGCGGGACCCGACGCTGCGGCCGCTGCTGGCGCGCTCGGCGGGGTACATCGTGTTCCCCGAGGTCACCGAGGGCGGCTTCATCGTCGGCGGCGCGCAGTCGGTCGGCGTGGTGTACGAGAACGGGCGCCCGACCGGCTACGCGGAGCTGCGCGGTGGCACCGTCGGCGCGCAGATCGGCGGTCAGTCGTACTCGCAGCTGGTCGTGTTCGACAGCCGCGAGGCGCTGAATCGCATGCGCGCGGGCAACTTCGATCTGACCGCGGGTCTCACCGCGACCGCGATCCAGTCGGGCGCGGCGGCGCAGGCGAACTTCGAGAACGGCACGGCCGTGTTCATCGACTCGCAGTCGGGGCTGATGGCGGGCGCCACCGTCGGCGGCGAGTCGATCTCGTACATCTCGAAGTGA
- a CDS encoding threonine aldolase family protein, which produces MIVELRSDTVTRPTAAMREVIASAEVGDDVWREDPTSRRLEERAAEVLGKEAALFVPSGTMANQIALLLHCRPGDEVICGRGAHVRLYESGAGAAWAGVQFAEVGGTDGLFDERELESAIQPGDYHAPRTRLVALENTHNRGGGRVWPIDRLRAVCEKARARGLALHLDGARLWNAAVASGVSEREIAAPFDTVSACFSKGLGAPVGSVIAGSRADVDRALRLRKMLGGGMRQVGLLCAAALHALDHHRARLHEDHANAQRLARGLAAIDGVRMDLARVETNIVIAELDRVSAPELCRLAADQGVRIAPVGPHAVRAVTHLDVDAAGIDRAIAVLGEAMRGAMR; this is translated from the coding sequence ATGATCGTGGAGCTCCGCTCGGACACGGTGACCCGTCCCACGGCCGCGATGCGCGAGGTGATCGCGAGCGCGGAGGTCGGCGACGACGTCTGGCGCGAGGATCCGACGTCGCGTCGTCTCGAAGAGCGCGCGGCCGAGGTGCTCGGCAAGGAAGCGGCGCTCTTCGTGCCGAGCGGCACGATGGCGAACCAGATCGCGCTGCTGCTCCACTGTCGTCCCGGCGACGAGGTGATCTGCGGACGCGGCGCGCACGTGCGGCTCTACGAGTCGGGCGCCGGCGCGGCGTGGGCCGGCGTGCAGTTCGCGGAGGTCGGCGGCACCGACGGGCTCTTCGACGAGCGCGAGCTCGAGAGCGCGATCCAACCGGGCGACTACCACGCGCCGCGCACGCGCCTCGTCGCGCTCGAGAACACGCACAACCGCGGCGGCGGCCGTGTGTGGCCGATCGATCGGCTGCGCGCGGTCTGCGAGAAGGCGCGTGCACGCGGGCTCGCGCTGCACCTCGACGGCGCGCGCCTCTGGAACGCCGCGGTCGCGTCGGGCGTGAGCGAGCGCGAGATCGCTGCACCCTTCGACACCGTGTCCGCGTGCTTCTCGAAGGGGCTCGGCGCGCCGGTGGGCTCGGTGATCGCGGGCTCGCGCGCCGACGTCGATCGCGCGCTCCGCCTGCGCAAGATGCTCGGCGGAGGGATGCGTCAGGTCGGCCTGCTCTGCGCCGCCGCGCTCCACGCGCTCGATCACCATCGCGCGCGGCTGCACGAAGATCACGCGAACGCGCAGCGGCTCGCCCGCGGGCTCGCGGCGATCGACGGCGTGCGCATGGACCTCGCGCGCGTCGAGACGAACATCGTGATCGCCGAGCTCGATCGCGTGAGCGCGCCCGAGCTGTGCCGGCTCGCGGCAGATCAGGGCGTGCGCATCGCGCCGGTCGGACCGCACGCGGTGCGCGCGGTGACGCACCTCGACGTCGACGCGGCGGGGATCGACCGCGCGATCGCGGTGCTCGGCGAGGCGATGCGTGGGGCGATGCGCTGA
- a CDS encoding tetratricopeptide repeat protein: protein MGRCAEALAIALAIAIAGCVPTISQPRGDAHLDAMAEAGRHHSHGRDREAAIAYERAAEHAERRVDRDEAEWREAQALRRDGAIDEALAIFDRIAARTPIARRTVRARFEAARLRLERGERDRALASLRIVVRDHPSHGQASRALALLVRAQREEGDDVALAALRELEVHVASSDLHDDVLTHLAAIHLERGERDTARALYERIVDEHPYPQGERWDDTLWRLADLAEQDGDPRAAIAHLERMITPRSAGIPPGSYTQPRMPDAALRIARLQRDQLRDRDAAARAYRRAYDAFPTSRVRDDALVELGELQLDGGDHDAGCATLRRATSELEVGSAHRRAVERSARDCQ from the coding sequence GTGGGGCGATGCGCTGAGGCGCTCGCGATCGCGCTCGCGATCGCGATCGCGGGGTGCGTGCCGACGATCTCGCAGCCACGCGGCGATGCCCATCTCGACGCGATGGCCGAGGCGGGCCGGCATCACTCGCACGGTCGCGATCGCGAGGCTGCGATCGCGTACGAGCGCGCGGCGGAGCACGCCGAACGTCGCGTCGATCGCGACGAGGCGGAGTGGCGCGAGGCCCAGGCGCTGCGGCGCGACGGTGCGATCGACGAAGCGCTCGCGATCTTCGATCGGATCGCGGCGCGCACGCCGATCGCGCGTCGCACGGTGCGCGCGCGCTTCGAGGCCGCGCGGCTACGGCTCGAGCGCGGCGAGCGTGATCGGGCGCTCGCGTCGCTTCGCATCGTGGTGCGCGATCATCCCTCGCACGGTCAGGCCTCGCGCGCGCTGGCGCTCTTGGTGCGCGCGCAGCGCGAGGAGGGCGACGACGTCGCGCTCGCGGCGCTGCGCGAGCTCGAGGTGCACGTCGCGTCGAGCGATCTCCACGACGACGTGCTGACGCACCTCGCCGCGATCCATCTCGAGCGCGGCGAGCGCGACACCGCGCGCGCTCTGTACGAGCGGATCGTCGACGAGCATCCGTACCCGCAGGGCGAGCGGTGGGACGACACGCTCTGGCGGCTCGCGGATCTCGCGGAGCAGGACGGCGATCCGCGCGCGGCGATCGCGCACCTCGAGCGCATGATCACGCCGCGCTCGGCGGGCATCCCTCCCGGCAGCTACACGCAGCCGCGCATGCCCGATGCCGCGCTGCGGATCGCGCGGCTCCAGCGGGACCAGCTGCGCGATCGCGATGCGGCGGCGCGCGCGTACCGTCGCGCGTACGACGCGTTCCCCACGTCGCGCGTGCGCGACGACGCGCTGGTCGAGCTCGGCGAGCTGCAGCTCGACGGCGGCGATCACGACGCGGGATGCGCGACGCTGCGGCGCGCGACGAGCGAGCTCGAGGTGGGCTCGGCGCATCGACGCGCGGTCGAGCGCAGCGCGCGCGATTGTCAGTGA